The genomic DNA CAGGGCGCCGGGCGGGCAGCGGTCACCGAAGAGAACGACCGCGCGGTCGCCGGGCTCCCGTTTGCTGGCCCAGACGAACCCCTGCGCCCAGGGATCGGTGTGCTCCCGTATCCAGTGGGCCCAGTCGCGGGTGTACGCGTAGTCGGCCGCCTCGGTCTGCACGAGCCAACTGTCCTGGTGGACGGCGGCCAGGTCCTGCCCGGTCATCAGCGAGACGACATCGAGGTCGGTGGTGAGCCGCAGCGCGCTCAGCCCGCGCCGCTCGACGCTCACCCGCGGCAGCAGCCGGGGCCCGCCCGACGGGTCGAACGGCACGGAGCGCAGCAGCGTCTCGCAGACCGCGGCGGCCGGGGTCGAGCCCGCGTAGAGATAGCCGTACGGATGGCAGGAGGTGCCGTCGAAGCGGCCGCCGCCGTACAGGCAGTGCGTGGGGCGCGGGTTGAACGCGGCGGCGTCCCGGTGGACCGAGTGCACCCGGTGCAGCAGGGTGCCCCGGGCGAGGGTGGCCTTGCCGGGGGTGCCGGTCAGGGCGGCGGGCGGCCGGTGGTTCGGCACGGCTACTCCTCTTCCATCAAGAACCGTGCCACGTCGGCCAGGTGGCCGTCGCGGCCGGTGCCGAGCAGCACGACGGGGCGCGCGCCGAGCCAGGCGTTGCCCGACAGCCACCAGTCGGCGGCGCCCCACGGGTCGCGGTCCGCGGCGAGCAGCGCGTTGACCTCCAGGACCACCAGCCAGGGCAGGGTGCCCTCGGAGAACTGGAAGCGGGGCAGCCGGGGCCGGCCGCCCGCGCCGGCCAGCCGGATCAGATCGGGCGCGTACGGGTCGCCGCCTTCGCGCAGCACCGTGTCGGCGTCGAGGGCGGGCGCGGCGAGCAGCCGCTCGCGCACCGGGCCGAGCACCGGGCCGACCATGCGGTGGCCGTCCATGAGCAGCACCGCGAGGTCCTCGGCGTGAAAACCCTGGACGACGGGGCCGGTGGGCGCGCCCTCGTCGAGTACGTCGGGGGCGAGCCGGGCCTGCTGTGCGGCCCCGAACTCGTCGGGCAGCGCCTCGCCCAGCAGCGCGGCGGCCCGTGCGGCGGCGGCCAGCCGCTCCCGCTCGGCGGTGTCCCGGTCGCGTACGACGCGCAGCAGCTCGGTCAGCCCCTCGCGCGCCGCCCGGTCCAGGCGTGCGGCGATCCGGTCCCAGGCGGCGGCGGCCGCGGCCAGCACGGCGTACGGATTCAACGGTTCCCCCTGTCGTGTGTCACCGGGACCCGGTGTCGTGGTCCGCGCGGTCGGACAGCAGCCGCTCGATGAGGTCGGCGCGGGCGTGGCGGCGTACCACGAAGTGGACGTCCCAGGGTGCGCCGCGGGCGAGTTCGGCCTCCACGGCCGCCCAGAGCGCGCCGAAGCTCTCCAGCGGCGACAGTCCGCCGCGGCCCGCGCCCGACAGGGGCAGGCAGACGGAGTTCAGGGGCGGGTCGAAGCGGCGGGACTCCTCGGCGAGGAGGGCGAAGACCCGGGTGACACCGCGGGTGATGTCGGCGGGCTGCACGTCGTAGTCGTTGGTGCCGAAGCGCGGCACGGCGACGGCCATGTGGTAGA from Streptomyces avermitilis MA-4680 = NBRC 14893 includes the following:
- a CDS encoding RES family NAD+ phosphorylase → MPNHRPPAALTGTPGKATLARGTLLHRVHSVHRDAAAFNPRPTHCLYGGGRFDGTSCHPYGYLYAGSTPAAAVCETLLRSVPFDPSGGPRLLPRVSVERRGLSALRLTTDLDVVSLMTGQDLAAVHQDSWLVQTEAADYAYTRDWAHWIREHTDPWAQGFVWASKREPGDRAVVLFGDRCPPGALAAVDGHTVDFGTDGGRRWLNSVLQPYHAQLAP